The following DNA comes from candidate division KSB1 bacterium.
CCACAGCCATATCACAGATGCGATAAACATGGTTTAGAAATTCCCCGACAATTGGATAGTTGGCAAAATATTCCACCACTGGCCGATCCTTACCCGTCAAATTTTTATATTGTTCCTCGCGACCAGGATTGGGGAGAAACCGACAATCGAATACGAATCCCCCATTGTTTCCCGATTTGTCCTCTGGAATACCAGTTTGGTGATAACCAAAACTGTAAATCTGGACCATTAATCTTTGATCTTCGCTGAATTGCCGCAGCGAGTAATCCTGGATCAAATTACAAAATATCTCTTTGAGAGTTGGCAACTGATCAAGAATCTCGAGCTTCTTGTCCAGCAAAATTTCTAAATTTCTCAGTGCGAAAGGGACGCTTTTAAAAAAATGGGTCTTCCCTTTTACTGCACTCAGATAACCATAAGCGCCGAGCGCCTGCATGATGCGGATCAAGACAAAGCCATAAAAGTATTTTTTAAAGCGCCTCGGATTAATTTTGACCAATTGGCCAGCTTCATCCAGGTACAGATCGATCAGTTCTTCTCGGAAATCTTCCGGCAAATTTGCCTTGGCATCGTAAAGCAAAGAACCTAAATCGTATTGTAACGCCCCACGACGGCCAGATTGGTAATCGATAAAATGGGGCAACCCATCTTTGATCATCACATTTCGCGACTGGTAATCGCGGTAGAGGAAATATTTCCGTTCCTCTTGCAACAGAAATCTAATCAGCCGATTGAAATCTTCATCAAGTTCCGTGTGGTTTATTTTCTTCTTATAAAAATAATTCAGAAATTGACGCTTGAAATAGTGAAGGTCCCATTGCATCGAATCCTGGCCAAACTCCTGATGTTGATAACAATAAGAGTAATCCAGCGTGAGTCCAGCTTTGATCTGGAAATTGGGTAGGTATTCTACCACCTGGCGGTACATGTCTTTGATTGTATCATTGAAGCCATGTTGCGCTCGAATATTTTGCATCCAGCTAAATAGCGTCTCATCCCCAAAATCTTCCTCCAAATAAGCGCCTTGATCGAGATCTTCAATATAGATTTCGGGTACTCGAAGTCCATATTTCTTGAAATGCCGCGAGAACTCTAAAAAAGCAGCCGCTTCTTGGTGATCCACGCCGATAATACCTATTACACTATGATCACCTGCAATGACGCGGTAGATCTTTCGTTCCGATCCATCGCTCCTCAGCGCCACGATGGTATCCGGATTTCGATTGAATCGTTTTTGATACAAAGCCTCTAAAATCTTCATAACAAATCTCTACTTTTTGGCTATGCTCATAAGCCACAATGCATGATAGCTGAACGAAGAGCTAAAAAATTGCAACGCCCATAGATCAATTTCCAATTATTCTTCGTAATCGGGCTGAATTCTCCCGTGTTCAAAATGATTATGTCGATTTCAGATTCAACATCTTTGATCTATTCCCAGCGATCTCTATCGTTCATCGGTACAATTTAAACATTTCTTTTAACTTTTCAAAACAATTTTTGTTTGAAAATTTCTGATACGGCATGGATCCAGAAGCCTTTCTCTATAGAAACTTAATAGCCTCTGAAAAAAATTATAATCATCCCAATTGGAGCGCAACGGCTGGATAAATGTGGATTGATCTTTGAATCGATCGATCATTCAAATCCTCTGGTTTACAAAAATATGGGCAACGAAATGAAAAGTGATTTTGGAGAAGAAATCAGCAGGCAAAATAAAAGGAAGATGAAGCTCAGAGTTTGACGAAAGGCGCATCGGCCTGCAAAAAAAAATAAAGCTCAATGTGATCCGGTGTGCATTGAGCTTTGTCGCAGAACAAGTCATGTCATAGATTGGCCAAGAACTAATTTAGCGCCAGCGGCTGCCGATCTGGCATATTAACGTTCAACGAAACGTCGTTGCTGTTCCGCACGTCCTCTTGAAATCGCTCCAGCAACTGTTGTTTTTGATGGATGATCCGCTCAATTTCAGAGATCTTCAAATTGGTGCAATTCTGATTTAGTTTGTTTTGATGGAAAAATCTCAGGATGATGCGTCGAAATGTCGAATGAGCGGATTGCTGATGGAGTGGTGCTTCGTTCAAATAAGAGTTGATTTGTTGTTCAATTTCCTTTGCGAAGTTTTGCTGATGGAGGAAGGCTGCTTGCAGGGTTGCCAATTTGCACTTTTGTAGTTTATAGAGCGAAATCTCTTCGCGAAAAGCCGTTTCGTATCTCAGTATAATATCACGATAGGCTTTCAGCTTGGCTTGCAGCTCCCCGATCGATTTTTCCAGGCTTCGTATTTGATTGTTCATTTGCCCGATCTTCAGTTCGATACTCTCGGAATTGCTCAAATCAAATTTCAGTAAGCTGTCATTGGCCGCTGTATCCGAGCTCTTGGCGGCTTTTCGGTACATCGATACATTCAAATTATACACCAGGCACCTCCACAAAATTGGTCGGTGATATAATATACCCCGTTTGGGGACTCCACAGGCCTTTTCAATTGCAAACGTTGTGCCAGCAGAATTCAGCTTTGCTGATGATTTACTGGCTTTGTTCTTGGTACGAAATTTAATGGTCTTTCCACCATCCCATTCTGGTGAGAATAATTGATCAAGCCTTTATGATAGCCCATGAAAAAATGGAGAGCTGCCATCAATTTAATACCGAATAGATCAATCTTTCTACATATTGAATACAAAAAATAAATTTGCCACTATATCTAGTAAATACCAAGACCATAGCGCGCTCATCCTAACAAAACTCTCCATGAAAAAGGTATTGATAGATCCTTAGGCTAATGGAAGGCTAGATTTGTTTTTGTTATTTGATGTTGGCTCAATTTAATTCAAAATGGTAATGCTTGAGCATATTCTTCGAAAATGGATTTTATGGATTATAAAAATTATTTCACAATCAAACCAAAGAGCCGCTTTGAACGTTTAATGAAGGTAATTATGGTCGGAAACAGATCAATAGTGTTTCATCATAGGTCGAATATTGTGCAAGATGACTTGGAACAACACAAAATATAGTGATGATGATTGGAATTTAGGAATGGAAAAATGACTCAGTTGAGGGAAAAGTTAATTGGCTTGGCGTTTGTCGGGCTGCTCGCTCCAGTCCAGGTTTTTGCATTGATCGGTCCAGTGCGAATGCTATCTAGCGGTTCTGTTCTTTTGGTCCCAAATAACGAAGTGAAATTGTCCGAACAGCATATTGAATTGTATCACCATCCGCTGGGAATTTGGCTGGTGGATTATCGTGCCCGCTTTCAAAATTTGACTGGCAAAGAGCTGGCATTGACCGTGGGATTTCCAGCGGGCTTCGACGTCCGTCTTATCGAAAATAACCTCCATTGTGATCGCTTCGATAATTTCAAGGCTTGGATCGATCATATTCCAATTACGGACATTCACTTCATGGTGCAATGCGCCAACTACGTCCCCAGCACTGAATGTCAATGGCGCAACGCAGATGGGTCTGAAATTGGCTTTTTAAACACCTGGGAACTAAATTTCAAACCTTACGCGGAGCATTGGGTAACAGTATCGTTCAGCTTCATCATCAAAAAGCTCCCACCCATTTATAATCCAGACATCGATGAAACATGGTATCGCGATTTAATGAACTGGCTCAAAGCGGACTATGCCCAGCGGGAAGAAAATAATTTTCAATTGCCACTCAATATCGGTTCGTTCTGGGCATTTTATCCCGATTCGATGATCATTCGGATCTATCCAGCTAATAATTGGCTCAAGATCGTGGGGCAAGCCGATCGCAAATTTGCACCACGCTTCATTAAAAAAGTCGAGTATAGCGAACCTATTGGGTGTTATTCGCCTCCAGAAGTGCCGCTCGATACTCTTTCCATTGAGCAACTCGAAGCGATGACGCCCACGGAGCTGACTTTGCTTCGAAATGCCTTTTTTGCGAAGTACGGCAAGAGTTTTCAAAATGAAATCATAAAAAAATATTTTTTAGCTCAGCCCTGGTATGCTGAAAATCCAAATTATCATGACTGGTATCTCACTCCATGGGATCTGAATAACATCAAGCGAATTATAGAGTTGGAAAAAAGATCTCAGGCTAAAGCACCGCCCAAGAGATAATAGAGCGATCTCAATTCATAAAAGCGAGGAGGTAGCATAACCGCAGTGCCCACAACAACGCTAAAGGTCTATCTCAGTGCAGGTCACGGTGTCTATTTCGACCCAATTTTGAAAAAGTGGGTTTCCCAGCGCCGCAGTTATTGGGGAGTAGTGGAGGATTTTTGGACGGTGTTATTGGCGCGCGAACTGTTTGTACTCTTAGATGAAGATAAGCGCTTTCAAGTGTTCATGAATCGAGACTTCTTCAATGAGGAAATCGGTGAAAGCGGCTTTCAGAAATGGATGCAGGGGTCACATTTATTCTTTCAGGAGGTTGGCGCACCAGAATGGGTGTGGAGCGTGGGAAGTGGTATCGTTCAAGTTATGAATGCAGATGCCAACGGAATAATCTATCACGATGCGAATCTGGTACTGGGTCTTCATGCCAATTGTGATGACGGCCAATCGCGGGGTTATGAAATTTGGCATCATTCAGCAGCAAATCTTGGCAAAAAATTATCCCTTCAGCTCGCAGAGTCCCTCCAGGAGCTTCCGACGGTCAATCGCGGGGTTTACTGCGATCGCTGGCACGATGCTCGGCCAGTGTGGCGTCTCGCCCAGGGTCGCGTCATGGCCGTGATCAATTACTTTTTCTACGACCATCCGCTGGATAATGAACAAATGAAACAGCAAAAAAACATCACACTGGCTGCTCAATTGACCTATCAGGGCATCGATAAATTTATTGAGATATATGGACATCAAATACCGAAGCGAGAAAGATCATGGCAGACGAAAATGCAGGAGTGACTACTTCAAAAATAAAATTCTGTGATATTCGCTGTGAATACGCCACCTTTCCGAACGATGCGGCCATCGATGGAAGTCGGAGTTGTCGCACTTTTGTTGCACTGTGGTGTCGCGCCTTGAATCAATATGTCACAAAAAATGCGCCCTGCGCCGTTCAATTCGGCCAGCGCCGGCCTAAAGCGGATTTCTGAATTAGAATTCCAGTTAGGTGATTTCAAAGATTT
Coding sequences within:
- a CDS encoding phosphotransferase; translation: MKILEALYQKRFNRNPDTIVALRSDGSERKIYRVIAGDHSVIGIIGVDHQEAAAFLEFSRHFKKYGLRVPEIYIEDLDQGAYLEEDFGDETLFSWMQNIRAQHGFNDTIKDMYRQVVEYLPNFQIKAGLTLDYSYCYQHQEFGQDSMQWDLHYFKRQFLNYFYKKKINHTELDEDFNRLIRFLLQEERKYFLYRDYQSRNVMIKDGLPHFIDYQSGRRGALQYDLGSLLYDAKANLPEDFREELIDLYLDEAGQLVKINPRRFKKYFYGFVLIRIMQALGAYGYLSAVKGKTHFFKSVPFALRNLEILLDKKLEILDQLPTLKEIFCNLIQDYSLRQFSEDQRLMVQIYSFGYHQTGIPEDKSGNNGGFVFDCRFLPNPGREEQYKNLTGKDRPVVEYFANYPIVGEFLNHVYRICDMAVDNYQSRQFSNLMVSFGCTGGRHRSVYCAEKLAEYLKAKGVQVMVNHRSLEPQPAE
- a CDS encoding N-acetylmuramoyl-L-alanine amidase, with product MPTTTLKVYLSAGHGVYFDPILKKWVSQRRSYWGVVEDFWTVLLARELFVLLDEDKRFQVFMNRDFFNEEIGESGFQKWMQGSHLFFQEVGAPEWVWSVGSGIVQVMNADANGIIYHDANLVLGLHANCDDGQSRGYEIWHHSAANLGKKLSLQLAESLQELPTVNRGVYCDRWHDARPVWRLAQGRVMAVINYFFYDHPLDNEQMKQQKNITLAAQLTYQGIDKFIEIYGHQIPKRERSWQTKMQE
- a CDS encoding YARHG domain-containing protein, translated to MTQLREKLIGLAFVGLLAPVQVFALIGPVRMLSSGSVLLVPNNEVKLSEQHIELYHHPLGIWLVDYRARFQNLTGKELALTVGFPAGFDVRLIENNLHCDRFDNFKAWIDHIPITDIHFMVQCANYVPSTECQWRNADGSEIGFLNTWELNFKPYAEHWVTVSFSFIIKKLPPIYNPDIDETWYRDLMNWLKADYAQREENNFQLPLNIGSFWAFYPDSMIIRIYPANNWLKIVGQADRKFAPRFIKKVEYSEPIGCYSPPEVPLDTLSIEQLEAMTPTELTLLRNAFFAKYGKSFQNEIIKKYFLAQPWYAENPNYHDWYLTPWDLNNIKRIIELEKRSQAKAPPKR